The region GCGCTTCGCTTCCGGGTCGGTCACACCGGCCAGCTTCGACAGGAACACTTCGCTCGCGTCGACGTGAATCACCTTGACGCCGAGGTTCTCAGCGAACGTCGCCATCACCTGCTCGGCTTCGTTCAAACGCAGGAGGCCGTGATCGACGAACACGCAGGTCAGCTGATCGCCGATCGCGCGATGCAGCAGCGCCGCCGCCACCGACGAATCCACGCCGCCCGACAAGCCCAGAATCACATGCTCGTTACCGACCTGCTCGCGGATCTTCGCGACGGCTTCGTCGATGTAGTGGCCCATTTCCCAATCGGGATTCGCGCCGCAAATCTGCAGCACGAAACGTTCGAGCATCGCGCGGCCCTGCACGGTGTGCGTGACTTCCGGGTGCCATTGCAGACCGTAGAAATGACGCGCCTCGTCAGCCATCGCGGCAATCGGGCACGATTCCGTCGAGGCCATCAGCTGGAAGCCCGGCGGCATTTCCAGCACCTTGTCGCCGTGGCTCATCCACACCTTCAGCATGCCGTGACCTTCCGGCGTGGTGAAGTCGTTGATGCCTTCGAGCAGGCTCGTATGGTTGCGCGCACGCACTTCGGCGTAGCCGAACTCGCGCAGGTGGCCGATGTCGACCTTGCCGCCGAGCTGCTCGGCCATCGCCTGCATGCCGTAGCAAATACCCAGCACGGGCACGCCGAGTTCGAACACCGCTTGCGGCACGCGCGGCGTATCCGTTTCGGTGACCGAGCTCGGGCCGCCGGACAGGATCACGCCCTTCGGCGCGAAATCGCGAATGAACGACGCATCGACGTCGTACGGATGAATTTCCGAATACACGTTGGCTTCGCGAACGCGACGTGCAATCAGTTGGGTGACTTGCGAACCGAAGTCGAGGATCAGGATCTTGTCA is a window of Paraburkholderia phytofirmans OLGA172 DNA encoding:
- the guaA gene encoding glutamine-hydrolyzing GMP synthase; the protein is MHDKILILDFGSQVTQLIARRVREANVYSEIHPYDVDASFIRDFAPKGVILSGGPSSVTETDTPRVPQAVFELGVPVLGICYGMQAMAEQLGGKVDIGHLREFGYAEVRARNHTSLLEGINDFTTPEGHGMLKVWMSHGDKVLEMPPGFQLMASTESCPIAAMADEARHFYGLQWHPEVTHTVQGRAMLERFVLQICGANPDWEMGHYIDEAVAKIREQVGNEHVILGLSGGVDSSVAAALLHRAIGDQLTCVFVDHGLLRLNEAEQVMATFAENLGVKVIHVDASEVFLSKLAGVTDPEAKRKIIGAEFVEVFQTEANKLTDAKWLAQGTIYPDVIESAGKGKKATQTIKSHHNVGGLPETLNLKLLEPLRELFKDEVRELGVKLGLPPAMVYRHPFPGPGLGVRILGEVRRDFADLLRRADAIFIETLRTFIDKETGKSWYDLTSQAFAVFLPVKSVGVMGDGRTYEYVVALRAVQTLDFMTAHWAHLPHELLGHVSNRIINEVRGINRVVYDISGKPPATIEWE